One part of the Rutidosis leptorrhynchoides isolate AG116_Rl617_1_P2 chromosome 1, CSIRO_AGI_Rlap_v1, whole genome shotgun sequence genome encodes these proteins:
- the LOC139900335 gene encoding uncharacterized mitochondrial protein AtMg00810-like codes for MIGSLLYLIASKPDIMFTTCICARYQADPKESHLLAVKRMFRYLKGTAKHGLWYPKDKDFELIGYSDADFTGCKMDRKSTTGGCQLLGSRLVSWTSKKKNTESTSTTEA; via the coding sequence atgattgggtccctactttatctcataGCCAGCAAACCAGATATTATGTTTACCACATgtatctgtgccagatatcaagctgatcctaaagagtcacatttgctggCAGTAAAGAGGATGTTCAGGTATCTCAAAGGTACTGCCAAACATGGTCTTTGGTATCCTAAAGacaaggattttgaactaattgggtattcagatgctgattttacaGGATGTAAAatggacaggaaaagtactacaggTGGTTGCCAGTTattgggtagtaggctagtcagctggacgagcaaaaagaaaAATACCGAGTCCACATCTACTACTGAGGCATAA